A part of Cannabis sativa cultivar Pink pepper isolate KNU-18-1 chromosome 6, ASM2916894v1, whole genome shotgun sequence genomic DNA contains:
- the LOC115725273 gene encoding splicing factor SF3a60 homolog: MSSTLLEVTRSAHEEVERLERLIVKELQTDPSSNKDRLFQSHRVHHMIDTITVTTEKLVDIYEDKDNARKDEIAALGGQTATGTNVFSAFYDRLKEIREYHRRHPAARVVDPNEDFEALLKEEPLIEFSGEEAFGRYLDLHELYNQYINSKFGDHIDYSTYLNVFSQPHKIPRKLKLTRQYKEYIENLLEYLTYFFQRTEPLQDLDRIFSKLITEFEEQWENGLIEGWEGEGQGNGLVPDWHAVIDLDYYNSVEELMVVGPEKLKEALAALGLKSGGTVQQRAERLFLTKDTPLEKLDKKHFAKGSRGQEQNGVSAVNSFKEIALMEAKINKLCELLEETVDRTKDNIVKKQALTYEEIEAEREEEDTQADTESDDDDQQIYNPLKLPMGWDGKPIPYWLYKLHGLGQEFKCEICGNYSYWGRRAFERHFKEWRHQHGMRCLGIPNTKNFNEITSIEEAKELWKRIQERQGVNKWRPDLEEEYEDKEGNIYNKKTYTDLQRQGLI; the protein is encoded by the exons ATGTCGTCGACCTTATTGGAAGTGACTAGGTCAGCTCATGAGGAGGTGGAGCGGCTCGAGCGCCTCATAGTGAAGGAACTCCAGACCGACCCATCCAGCAACAAGGACCGCTTGTTTCAGAGCCACCGTGTCCACCATATGATCGACACTATCACCGTCACAACTGAAAAACTG GTTGATATATATGAAGATAAGGATAATGCAAGGAAGGATGAAATTGCAGCTCTTGGGGGCCAAACCGCAACGGGAACCAATGTGTTTAGTGCATTTTATGATAGATTAAAAGAG ATTCGTGAATACCACAGGAGGCATCCAGCTGCACGCGTTGTTGATCCTAATGAGGACTTTGAAGCGCTTCTGAAGGAGGAACCATTAATTGAATTCAGTGGGGAG gAAGCTTTCGGACGATATCTTGATTTGCACGAATTATATAATCAGTATATCAATTCCAAATTTGGAGATCATATTGATTACTCTACTTACCTTAATGTTTTTTCACAACCACATAAAATTCCTCGGAAGCTGAAGTTGACAAG GCAATACAAGGAATACATAGAAAATCTACTGGAGTACCTGACATATTTTTTCCAGCGTACAGAGCCTCTGCAAGATCTTGATAGAATATTCTCAAAG CTTATAACAGAATTTGAAGAGCAATGGGAAAATGGTCTAATAGAAGGATGGGAGGGTGAAGGTCAAGGAAATGGACTTGTACCGGATTGGCATGCTGTGattgatcttgattattataACTCAGTTGAAGAGCTGATGGTAGTGGGTCCTGAAAAGTTAAAGGAG GCATTGGCGGCATTAGGACTAAAGTCAGGAGGTACAGTTCAACAACGTGCTGAGAGGCTTTTTCTAACAAAA GATACACCTCTTGAAAAGTTAGATAAGAAACATTTTGCTAAAGGTTCACGTGGTCAAGAGCAAAATGGGGTTAGTGCAGTTAATAGTTTCAAAGAAATTGCTCTGATGGAGgcgaaaataaataaactttgcGAGTTACTGGAAGAG ACAGTTGATCGAACAAAAGACAATATTGTGAAGAAGCAGGCTCTGACCTATGAGGAAATTGAAGCAGAACGAGAAGAG GAAGATACACAGGCTGACACTGAAAGTGATGACGACGATCAGCAGATTTATAATCCTCTCAAATTGCCAATGGGTTGGGATGGAAAGCCTATACCTTATTGGCTGTATAAACTTCATGGCCTTGGCCAG GAGTTCAAGTGTGAGATATGTGGAAACTACAGTTATTGGGGCCGTCGTGCCTTTGAGCGGCATTTCAAGGAATGGCGTCATCAACATGGAATGCGTTGCCTAGGCATACCAAACACCAAGAATTTCAATGAAATCACATCTATTGAG GAAGCGAAAGAACTATGGAAGAGGATACAAGAAAGACAAGGAGTGAATAAGTGGCGACCAGATCTTGAAGAAGAGTATGAAGACAAAGAGGGTAACATCTACAACAAGAAGACTTACACTGATCTTCAACGTCAGGGACTGATATGA